From the genome of Rhodospirillales bacterium, one region includes:
- the lpdA gene encoding dihydrolipoyl dehydrogenase, which yields MPQTEYDVAVIGGGPGGYVAAIRAAQLGMRAVVVEREHLGGICLNWGCIPTKALLRSAEIRHMLAEAETHGFTFGQVKLDVGKLVARSRTVADQLTRGVGHLLKKHKVDVVEGSGSLAGAGRVRVAQDGADEQLLSASHTIIATGARARALPGIEPDGQRIWTYREALLPDAVPKRLLVVGSGAIGMEFASFFGDLGSEIIVVEVQDRIVPNEDAEISALAEKIFRSQGMRLLTNSAVQSVQSKGQALHVTVQLPDKTTDTVAVDKLILAVGITGNVEEIGLEAAGVEVEGGHIKTNSVGATGVPGIHAIGDVTGPPWLAHKASHEGIACVEGIAGMEPHPPDTSRIPACTYCRPQIASIGLTEAAAAAAGHDVKIGRFPFLANGKAIALGEAEGLMKTVFDETTGELLGAHMIGTEVTELIQGFAIARTMEATELDLMHTIFPHPTLSEMMHESTLQAFDRAIHI from the coding sequence GTGCCGCAAACAGAGTACGACGTCGCCGTGATCGGCGGCGGCCCGGGCGGATACGTGGCCGCCATTCGCGCTGCCCAGCTGGGAATGCGAGCGGTGGTGGTGGAACGTGAGCACTTGGGGGGCATCTGCCTCAACTGGGGATGTATCCCGACCAAGGCGCTGCTGCGAAGCGCGGAGATCCGCCACATGCTGGCTGAAGCCGAAACGCATGGCTTCACATTTGGTCAAGTAAAGCTCGACGTTGGCAAGCTCGTTGCGCGAAGCCGGACGGTTGCTGACCAGCTCACCCGCGGCGTCGGGCACCTGCTGAAGAAGCACAAGGTGGACGTGGTGGAAGGGAGCGGGTCGCTTGCCGGGGCCGGCCGTGTCCGAGTGGCGCAGGACGGCGCAGACGAGCAACTCTTGTCGGCTTCCCATACGATCATTGCGACCGGCGCGCGGGCTCGGGCATTGCCGGGTATCGAGCCCGACGGCCAGCGAATTTGGACCTACCGGGAAGCCCTGTTGCCGGACGCCGTTCCCAAGCGCCTCCTGGTTGTTGGATCCGGTGCCATCGGCATGGAATTCGCGAGCTTTTTCGGGGACTTGGGGTCGGAAATTATCGTGGTGGAGGTGCAGGATCGGATCGTACCTAACGAGGATGCCGAAATTTCCGCGCTTGCCGAAAAGATCTTTCGTTCCCAGGGCATGCGGCTACTCACGAATTCCGCCGTCCAGTCAGTCCAATCGAAAGGTCAGGCACTCCACGTAACGGTCCAGCTTCCCGACAAGACAACGGACACGGTGGCTGTAGACAAGCTGATCCTTGCGGTGGGAATTACGGGAAACGTGGAAGAGATTGGTCTCGAAGCGGCGGGGGTCGAGGTTGAAGGGGGGCACATCAAGACGAATTCAGTCGGGGCGACCGGGGTTCCAGGCATTCATGCGATCGGGGACGTTACCGGGCCGCCCTGGCTGGCTCACAAGGCCAGTCACGAAGGAATCGCATGTGTTGAAGGCATCGCAGGCATGGAACCCCATCCACCGGATACGTCCCGCATTCCGGCGTGCACCTATTGCCGCCCGCAGATTGCCAGTATCGGATTGACAGAGGCCGCAGCCGCGGCGGCTGGACACGACGTCAAGATCGGAAGGTTTCCGTTCCTCGCCAACGGCAAGGCCATTGCGCTGGGCGAGGCCGAGGGGCTCATGAAGACGGTCTTTGATGAAACGACAGGAGAACTTCTCGGAGCCCACATGATCGGCACGGAAGTGACTGAACTGATTCAGGGATTTGCGATTGCCAGAACAATGGAAGCGACCGAGTTGGACTTGATGCATACCATATTCCCGCATCCTACTCTGTCAGAAATGATGCATGAATCGACGCTGCAGGCATTCGACCGTGCCATTCATATCTGA
- a CDS encoding type II toxin-antitoxin system RatA family toxin, with the protein MPRHAERRVSAFTPEQLFDLVVDVERYPEFLPWCLGAAITAQHEDGFEADLAIGFRLLRASYRSRITHHRPTRIDVKLVRGPFRHLVNHWRFEQVDGLKTEIDFEVDFEFRSTVFSKAMSPLFGVAVQRMVHEFERRAQRLYSGTPEARAKVIG; encoded by the coding sequence ATGCCACGCCATGCTGAACGCAGGGTTTCTGCGTTTACGCCGGAGCAACTGTTCGACCTTGTTGTCGATGTCGAGAGATACCCGGAGTTCCTCCCCTGGTGCCTGGGCGCTGCCATCACCGCACAGCACGAGGACGGTTTCGAGGCCGATCTGGCCATTGGTTTTCGTCTGCTTCGCGCCAGCTACCGCAGCAGGATCACGCATCACAGGCCAACACGCATCGACGTAAAGCTTGTCCGCGGGCCGTTTCGCCACCTCGTCAACCACTGGCGCTTCGAACAGGTGGACGGGCTGAAGACGGAGATCGATTTCGAGGTCGATTTTGAATTTCGTTCAACCGTATTCTCGAAGGCCATGTCACCGCTATTTGGCGTTGCCGTTCAGCGCATGGTCCACGAGTTTGAACGGAGGGCGCAGCGCCTGTACTCTGGTACACCCGAGGCCCGCGCAAAAGTCATCGGGTAG
- the gdhA gene encoding NADP-specific glutamate dehydrogenase: protein MPGRCQPAQLQKFMDGLVVRNPGEREFHQAVYEVANTLLPYINRHPVYQELRILERMTEPDRMVSFRVSWQNDAGEIIVNRGFRVQMNNAIGPYKGGLRFSHTVTPSILKFLAFEQTFKNSLTGLPMGAGKGGANFNPKGKSPAEVMRFCQSFINELYRHIGPNLDVPAGDIGVGVREIGYMFGQYKRITGSFEGVLTGKGMEFGGSLIRTEATGYGVVLFLEHMLNEVGRNLSGLRISISGSGNVSLHAAERALQSGAIVQTLSDSGGCIHDPDGIDDDKLRWVRELKEVRRGRIAEYAERFASATYHADARPWMVPCDVALPCATQNEIGTEDARRLIEGGVTAVCEGANMPTELDAVPVLTDSGVMFGPAKAANAGGVAVSGLEMSQNSARLSWTLADMERQLEQIMSDIHGRCVEFGREDSDSIDYVAGANIAGFRKVAEAMLAFGVV from the coding sequence ATGCCTGGCAGATGCCAGCCGGCTCAACTGCAGAAATTCATGGACGGCCTCGTCGTCCGTAATCCCGGCGAGCGCGAATTTCATCAAGCGGTTTACGAGGTAGCGAACACCCTCTTGCCGTACATCAACCGGCATCCTGTTTACCAAGAGCTTCGAATCCTGGAGCGCATGACCGAGCCCGACCGCATGGTCTCGTTTCGTGTGTCCTGGCAGAACGATGCTGGCGAGATCATCGTCAACCGTGGGTTTCGCGTGCAGATGAACAACGCCATCGGCCCCTATAAGGGAGGCCTTCGCTTCAGCCACACGGTCACGCCGAGCATCCTCAAGTTTCTGGCCTTCGAGCAGACGTTCAAGAACAGTCTCACCGGATTACCGATGGGCGCTGGCAAAGGCGGTGCAAACTTCAATCCGAAAGGTAAGTCGCCGGCTGAAGTGATGCGATTTTGCCAATCATTCATCAATGAGCTCTATCGCCACATCGGACCCAACCTTGATGTGCCCGCCGGCGACATCGGCGTCGGCGTCAGGGAAATCGGCTACATGTTCGGACAGTACAAGCGGATTACCGGGTCGTTCGAGGGTGTCCTGACAGGGAAAGGAATGGAGTTTGGAGGCAGTCTGATCCGGACCGAGGCCACGGGGTATGGGGTGGTGCTGTTTCTCGAACACATGCTGAACGAGGTCGGCCGAAATTTGAGCGGCCTCCGCATCAGTATCTCCGGTTCCGGCAACGTTTCGCTGCACGCAGCCGAACGGGCACTGCAGTCGGGCGCGATCGTTCAGACGCTTTCCGATTCAGGTGGATGCATTCATGATCCAGACGGAATCGACGACGATAAACTTCGCTGGGTGCGGGAATTGAAGGAAGTTCGGCGCGGTCGCATTGCCGAGTACGCAGAGCGATTCGCATCGGCCACCTACCATGCCGATGCCCGGCCCTGGATGGTCCCGTGCGACGTCGCGCTTCCATGCGCCACGCAAAATGAAATCGGCACCGAGGATGCCCGTCGCCTGATCGAGGGCGGCGTCACGGCTGTCTGCGAAGGCGCCAACATGCCGACGGAGCTTGATGCTGTCCCGGTGTTGACCGATTCTGGCGTAATGTTCGGTCCGGCCAAGGCAGCCAATGCCGGGGGAGTGGCGGTTTCCGGGCTGGAGATGAGCCAAAACTCCGCACGCTTGTCGTGGACGCTTGCCGACATGGAGCGTCAGCTTGAACAAATCATGTCCGATATCCACGGTCGGTGCGTCGAATTCGGACGCGAAGACAGCGACTCCATCGACTACGTTGCTGGCGCCAACATCGCCGGCTTCCGCAAGGTAGCGGAAGCCATGCTTGCCTTTGGGGTGGTGTGA
- a CDS encoding TRAP transporter substrate-binding protein has protein sequence MSNLPLDRRTFLAGGATAAATTIGAPAYARSERRWKMVTCWQKNFPGIGTGAQRIADRITELSDGELTIKLFAAGEFVPAFEVFDAVREGKAEMGHDSPYYWISKNRSTAFFGSVPGGLAPLEQIAWIRYGGGQELWDELYSRYGLKAFVAGNAGMQMIGWFRKRLESLADLQGLRVRMAGLQSEVLARLGATTINLPGGEVMPSLQSGVIDAAEWGGPWMDLAHGFYKVAPYCYGPGVHEPGTTLSLMVNKEAFEELPKRLQSLVQVAAEAETTQMLAEFTSNNALALERLIQDYGATIEHLPADILARWFEVSDEVVAETAADDEINQRIYDNWSDFRRRSIGIAGMAELGFLNARAG, from the coding sequence ATGTCAAATCTACCTCTCGACCGACGGACGTTTCTTGCTGGTGGCGCGACCGCTGCGGCGACCACCATCGGCGCTCCTGCCTACGCGCGCAGTGAACGCCGTTGGAAGATGGTCACATGTTGGCAAAAGAATTTCCCAGGCATCGGCACCGGCGCCCAGCGCATCGCTGATCGCATTACCGAGCTTTCGGATGGCGAGCTTACGATCAAGCTCTTCGCGGCCGGAGAATTCGTGCCGGCGTTCGAAGTGTTTGACGCTGTCCGTGAGGGTAAGGCCGAGATGGGCCATGACTCGCCCTACTACTGGATCTCCAAGAACCGCAGCACTGCTTTCTTCGGCTCCGTTCCGGGCGGCTTGGCACCGCTTGAGCAGATCGCGTGGATCCGTTATGGCGGCGGCCAGGAGTTGTGGGACGAACTCTACAGTCGCTACGGCCTGAAGGCGTTTGTCGCGGGCAATGCCGGCATGCAGATGATCGGCTGGTTTCGAAAGCGCCTGGAGAGCTTGGCGGACCTGCAAGGTCTTCGCGTGCGGATGGCAGGGCTGCAATCAGAGGTGCTTGCACGGCTCGGAGCTACAACGATCAATCTTCCCGGGGGCGAGGTCATGCCGTCCCTGCAATCCGGAGTGATCGATGCCGCGGAATGGGGTGGCCCCTGGATGGACCTTGCGCACGGATTCTACAAGGTGGCGCCTTACTGCTACGGACCTGGCGTACACGAACCCGGCACCACGCTCTCCCTGATGGTCAACAAGGAAGCCTTTGAAGAACTTCCCAAGCGCCTTCAGTCTCTCGTGCAAGTGGCTGCCGAGGCAGAAACCACCCAGATGCTCGCTGAATTCACCTCCAACAACGCGCTTGCCCTCGAACGCCTGATCCAGGACTACGGAGCCACAATTGAGCATCTGCCTGCCGACATCCTGGCTCGGTGGTTCGAGGTGAGTGACGAGGTCGTGGCGGAAACTGCCGCCGACGATGAGATCAATCAGCGCATCTACGACAACTGGTCGGATTTCCGGCGGCGTTCGATCGGGATCGCCGGGATGGCTGAACTTGGATTCCTGAATGCGCGAGCGGGCTGA
- a CDS encoding carbamoyl-phosphate synthase large subunit gives MKRVLIANRGEIAVRIARAACEKGLVPVLVHPEDDSPFPAGSDNWLRQPLPGRGVAAYLNHEQVLEAANSADCDAIHPGYGFLSENATFASAAAANGQTFVGPAPDTLELFGDKSRAREFARQCGVPVLPGTAAGTGLEDAREFLGALMDGEAVMIKAAGGGGGRGMRAVRSLDELDREWSRCEEEAERAFANKALYVERLVPQPRHIEVQIAGDGSGAVVAFGERECSLQRRRQKLLEIAPAPNLPDELRDQIVECAVSMAKAAQFANLGTFEFLLEESGEFHFIETNPRLQVEHTVTEEVFGIDLVGLQFDLAAGTPLSEAVNGRRPQGCAIQARVNAEILRPDGQVRPAAGTAHLFQPPTGPGIRVDTHGGTGFSPHPSFDSLLAKVVVRGTSYQAATRKLVRALGEFRISGLATNLRFLQRLLVRPEVESGLLHTELVEGLLDQLALPADGAEQETAGGAVIVGAQIDPADPLAVLDHGKNAVQTVSPSAVTATLEPGAVRAPIQGTVVEILVSEGDAVPEGGELLVMEAMKMQHVVASGHAGYVSRILVSLDDTVAEGSPVAVIDAATLEASGADETSSLDLEYIRPDLAEVLDRQARTQDERRPKAVARRRRTGQRTARENIDDLIDAGSFIEYGSLVIAARRQRYPMEELIDRTPADGLIAGMGRVNGEMFDDAHSRCMVMAYDYTVLAGTQGKFNHHKKDRMFALAENWRLPMVFFTEGGGGRPGDTDIVFAADLHIPAFHLFGRLSGLVPLVGIASGRCFAGNAVVLGCCDVVIATRNTNIGMGGPAMIEGGGLGIFKPEEVGPLEVQVPNGVVDIQVEDEAEAVQVAKQYLSYFQGSITDWSAADQRQLRHVVPENRLRTYDVRKVIELLADEGSVLELRRGFGAGMVTALVRIEGRPIGLVANNPLHLAGAVDSDGADKAARFMQLCDAFDIPILCLCDTPGNMVGPEAEKTALVRHCCRLYVIGSSVTVPMFTIVLRKSYGLGAQAMAAGSFHAPFFAISWPTGEFGGMGLEGAVKLGYRDELAAIEDPEERKARYEERVAGMYEQGKAINTASLFEIDDVIDPADTRRWIVEGLRACPPPPPRTGKKRPCIDTW, from the coding sequence TTGAAGCGCGTACTAATTGCCAACCGCGGCGAGATTGCCGTCCGGATTGCGCGGGCGGCCTGCGAGAAAGGCCTTGTACCGGTCCTGGTCCATCCAGAGGATGACTCGCCCTTTCCTGCGGGCAGCGATAACTGGCTCCGTCAACCACTCCCCGGCCGAGGCGTGGCCGCCTACCTCAACCACGAGCAGGTCCTTGAGGCGGCCAACTCGGCCGATTGCGATGCCATCCATCCCGGCTACGGCTTCCTTAGCGAGAACGCAACGTTTGCGAGCGCCGCAGCCGCAAACGGGCAGACGTTCGTAGGCCCTGCTCCGGACACGCTTGAGCTCTTTGGCGACAAGAGCCGGGCTCGCGAATTTGCCCGTCAATGCGGGGTCCCTGTACTCCCAGGCACGGCGGCGGGCACCGGGCTCGAAGATGCTCGCGAGTTCTTGGGCGCCCTGATGGACGGCGAAGCAGTCATGATCAAGGCGGCCGGCGGCGGTGGCGGCCGGGGGATGCGGGCGGTGCGCAGCCTTGATGAGCTCGACCGGGAGTGGTCGCGATGCGAGGAAGAAGCGGAGCGGGCGTTCGCCAACAAGGCGCTGTACGTGGAACGCTTGGTTCCGCAGCCGCGCCATATCGAAGTCCAGATTGCCGGCGATGGCAGCGGCGCGGTCGTGGCTTTCGGCGAGCGCGAATGCAGCCTGCAGCGCCGGCGGCAGAAATTGCTCGAGATTGCACCGGCACCCAACCTGCCTGATGAGCTGCGCGATCAGATCGTCGAATGCGCCGTGTCGATGGCCAAGGCCGCCCAGTTCGCGAACCTCGGCACATTCGAATTCCTACTGGAAGAATCCGGCGAGTTTCACTTTATCGAGACCAATCCCAGGCTTCAGGTCGAGCACACGGTTACAGAAGAAGTCTTCGGAATCGATCTTGTCGGGCTGCAGTTCGATCTAGCGGCAGGAACGCCGCTGTCGGAAGCGGTCAACGGTCGTCGCCCGCAGGGCTGCGCGATTCAGGCCCGTGTCAACGCGGAAATTCTGCGACCGGACGGCCAGGTGCGACCGGCCGCAGGAACTGCTCATTTGTTTCAGCCGCCGACTGGACCGGGCATCCGGGTGGACACGCACGGGGGCACCGGATTCTCTCCCCATCCGAGTTTTGATTCGCTGTTGGCCAAGGTGGTCGTGCGCGGCACCTCATATCAGGCTGCCACCAGGAAGCTTGTCCGGGCGCTGGGCGAGTTTCGGATTTCCGGTTTGGCTACCAACCTTCGGTTCCTGCAAAGACTCTTGGTGCGACCCGAGGTCGAGTCCGGGCTCCTGCACACAGAACTCGTGGAAGGTTTATTGGACCAGCTGGCACTTCCGGCGGACGGTGCAGAGCAAGAAACCGCTGGCGGCGCCGTTATCGTCGGTGCCCAGATCGACCCAGCTGATCCGCTTGCCGTCCTGGATCACGGGAAGAATGCGGTGCAGACGGTTTCCCCGTCTGCCGTCACGGCAACGCTTGAACCTGGCGCCGTACGAGCTCCGATCCAGGGAACCGTGGTCGAAATCCTGGTGTCCGAAGGAGATGCTGTTCCGGAGGGGGGCGAACTGCTGGTCATGGAAGCCATGAAGATGCAGCACGTGGTCGCCTCCGGGCACGCAGGCTACGTATCCCGAATTCTGGTTTCCCTGGATGACACGGTGGCCGAAGGTAGCCCGGTCGCCGTGATAGATGCCGCCACGCTGGAAGCATCGGGCGCGGACGAAACGTCATCGCTCGACCTTGAGTACATCCGCCCCGATCTTGCGGAAGTTCTTGATCGCCAAGCCCGAACCCAGGATGAACGGCGTCCCAAGGCCGTGGCGCGCCGGCGTCGCACCGGCCAGCGAACTGCCCGCGAGAACATCGATGACCTGATCGACGCCGGCTCCTTCATTGAATATGGATCGCTGGTGATCGCAGCCAGGCGTCAGCGGTATCCGATGGAAGAGCTGATCGACCGGACGCCCGCAGATGGCCTGATCGCAGGGATGGGCCGGGTGAACGGCGAAATGTTCGACGACGCCCACTCGCGTTGCATGGTCATGGCTTACGACTACACGGTGCTGGCGGGCACGCAGGGCAAGTTCAATCATCACAAGAAAGACCGGATGTTTGCCCTCGCCGAGAACTGGCGCCTGCCCATGGTGTTCTTCACAGAAGGCGGTGGTGGCCGACCGGGCGATACGGACATCGTGTTTGCCGCCGACCTGCACATCCCGGCCTTTCATCTCTTCGGGCGCTTGAGCGGCCTCGTGCCGCTCGTCGGCATTGCGTCTGGACGCTGCTTCGCCGGGAATGCGGTTGTGCTGGGCTGCTGCGATGTCGTCATCGCCACCCGCAACACCAATATCGGCATGGGCGGCCCTGCCATGATCGAAGGTGGCGGCCTTGGCATCTTCAAGCCCGAGGAGGTTGGACCGCTGGAGGTGCAGGTCCCCAACGGGGTGGTTGACATCCAGGTCGAAGACGAAGCGGAAGCCGTGCAGGTCGCAAAGCAGTACCTGTCGTACTTTCAGGGATCCATCACGGACTGGTCGGCAGCCGACCAGCGCCAGCTTCGCCATGTCGTTCCCGAGAACCGCCTCCGTACCTACGACGTGCGAAAGGTGATAGAGCTCCTGGCCGACGAAGGGTCGGTGCTCGAGCTGCGACGGGGCTTTGGCGCAGGCATGGTAACCGCGCTGGTGCGAATTGAAGGCCGCCCCATCGGGCTGGTCGCGAATAACCCGCTGCATCTCGCCGGAGCCGTTGACAGCGATGGCGCCGACAAGGCGGCCCGCTTCATGCAGTTGTGCGACGCGTTCGACATTCCGATCCTTTGTCTCTGCGACACCCCTGGCAACATGGTCGGTCCCGAGGCCGAGAAAACTGCGCTGGTCAGGCATTGCTGCCGCTTGTATGTGATTGGCTCCAGCGTCACCGTGCCCATGTTCACGATCGTCTTGCGAAAGTCCTACGGACTGGGCGCGCAGGCCATGGCTGCCGGAAGCTTTCACGCCCCGTTCTTCGCCATCTCCTGGCCGACCGGAGAATTCGGCGGGATGGGACTCGAGGGCGCCGTCAAGCTGGGATATCGAGATGAGCTCGCCGCGATCGAAGACCCCGAGGAACGCAAGGCACGCTACGAAGAACGTGTTGCCGGGATGTACGAGCAAGGCAAGGCAATCAATACGGCATCACTGTTTGAGATCGATGACGTGATCGATCCGGCGGATACCCGCCGTTGGATCGTCGAGGGACTTAGAGCCTGCCCTCCTCCCCCACCCCGTACCGGCAAGAAACGCCCTTGCATTGACACGTGGTGA